A genomic region of Methanobrevibacter olleyae contains the following coding sequences:
- a CDS encoding acetolactate synthase: MYKITQLSIFLENKRGNLYNTLDLLAQHNINIRALFLADTTEFGILRLVVQDPIKAKEILEENNYIVKNTPIIGAELDDTPGGLSSILKIIKDEGIDLEYLYAFTHEKTEKAILLLQANDLDNLMAILSAYKVHLVPAEEVYNL; this comes from the coding sequence ATGTATAAAATAACACAACTATCTATATTTTTAGAAAATAAACGAGGAAATCTTTATAATACATTAGATTTGCTTGCTCAACACAATATAAATATTAGAGCATTATTTTTAGCAGATACTACTGAATTTGGTATTTTAAGATTAGTTGTTCAAGATCCGATAAAAGCTAAAGAAATTCTTGAAGAAAACAATTATATAGTTAAAAACACCCCAATTATTGGAGCAGAACTTGATGATACCCCAGGAGGACTTTCTTCAATTTTAAAAATAATTAAAGATGAAGGAATTGACCTTGAATATCTTTATGCTTTTACCCATGAGAAAACTGAAAAAGCTATTTTATTATTACAAGCAAATGATTTAGATAATTTAATGGCTATTTTATCTGCTTATAAAGTACATTTAGTACCTGCAGAAGAAGTTTATAATTTATAA
- a CDS encoding phenylacetate--CoA ligase family protein, translating to MWNEEIECMSREDIFEFQLKKLQKTVKRAFDKIPFYTEKYTNANIFPEDIETLKDIEKLPFLTKDDLRACYPFGMFAVDKKEIIEVHSSSGTTGKPVVSGYTQKDIDSWGEIIARGLTMMGLDADDIIQNTHGYGLFTGGFGVHYGAHKLGATIVPISTGQTRRQVEIMKDFGTTCLIFTPSYGIYLGEVAKEEGVDFDKLRLKAIGFGAEMWTGEMRDRIEKTFNTKAYNIYGLTELMGPGVGIECSAQNGLHIAEDFFYPEVIDPETGITLPEDHKGELVLTNLEREGMPVIRFRTKDLTKLHYDTCDCGRTFVRMERITGRSDDMIKVKGVAVFPSQIEKALLKVSDIEPHYQIIVTRPDIMDEIEIKVEASESLFSDDIKEMMGVKEKIAGYIQNEIGITVKVSLVAPKSIPRNTKGKIQRVIDKRNLN from the coding sequence ATGTGGAATGAAGAAATAGAATGTATGTCAAGAGAAGACATTTTTGAATTTCAATTAAAGAAGTTGCAAAAAACAGTAAAAAGGGCATTTGATAAAATACCTTTTTACACTGAAAAATATACAAATGCAAATATCTTCCCTGAAGATATAGAAACTTTAAAAGATATTGAAAAATTACCATTCCTTACTAAAGATGATTTGAGAGCATGTTATCCCTTTGGAATGTTTGCAGTTGATAAAAAAGAAATCATAGAAGTACATTCCTCTTCTGGAACTACAGGTAAACCTGTAGTAAGCGGATATACTCAAAAGGATATAGATAGTTGGGGAGAAATCATTGCAAGAGGCTTAACTATGATGGGCCTTGATGCAGATGATATTATTCAAAATACCCATGGTTATGGTTTATTTACTGGAGGTTTTGGTGTACACTATGGAGCCCATAAATTAGGAGCTACAATTGTTCCTATTTCAACTGGACAAACAAGAAGACAGGTTGAAATTATGAAAGACTTCGGTACCACCTGTCTTATTTTCACTCCATCCTATGGTATTTACCTTGGAGAAGTAGCTAAAGAAGAAGGAGTCGACTTTGATAAATTAAGGCTTAAAGCTATTGGATTTGGAGCTGAAATGTGGACTGGTGAAATGAGAGATAGAATTGAAAAAACCTTTAACACCAAAGCTTATAATATTTATGGACTTACTGAATTAATGGGTCCTGGTGTTGGTATAGAATGTTCTGCTCAAAACGGATTGCATATTGCTGAAGATTTCTTCTATCCCGAAGTCATTGACCCCGAAACTGGAATTACACTACCTGAAGACCATAAAGGAGAATTGGTATTAACTAACCTTGAAAGAGAGGGAATGCCAGTAATTAGATTTAGAACAAAGGACCTTACTAAACTCCACTACGATACTTGTGACTGTGGAAGAACATTTGTAAGAATGGAAAGAATCACTGGTAGATCTGATGATATGATTAAAGTTAAAGGAGTAGCTGTTTTCCCATCACAAATTGAAAAAGCACTTCTTAAGGTCAGTGATATTGAACCTCACTATCAAATCATTGTAACTCGTCCAGATATAATGGATGAGATTGAAATTAAAGTAGAAGCTTCTGAATCTCTCTTTTCAGATGATATTAAAGAAATGATGGGTGTAAAAGAAAAAATCGCAGGATATATTCAAAATGAGATTGGAATCACAGTGAAAGTTAGTTTAGTTGCACCTAAGAGCATTCCAAGAAATACAAAAGGTAAAATACAAAGAGTTATTGATAAACGTAATTTAAATTAA
- a CDS encoding sugar phosphate isomerase/epimerase family protein, translated as MAIERSLEYFDSNKYIDYVEIIQQYPYREIDEDEKLIDTINSYDLKYTIHAPFIDINIASLNSAVSNTSVSEIKRSVDLANIIDSDIIVVHPGIIGFNGRGKEELIYKIAEDKLKDIGDYAKDNGVNACIENLPNIIDFMYVDLNLLEKTLEKLKLPMTLDIGHAHTAGFTPDEIYFDSVKHIHVHDNNGRDDTHLALGEGTFDLNRFFDIFAKNKYDGIYMLELNSIDSIEKSIEFMKNLNLI; from the coding sequence ATAGCCATAGAAAGATCTCTAGAATACTTTGATTCCAATAAATATATTGACTACGTTGAAATAATACAGCAATATCCTTATAGAGAAATTGATGAAGATGAAAAATTAATTGATACAATAAATTCATATGACTTGAAATATACAATTCATGCTCCATTTATAGATATAAATATAGCTTCTTTAAATTCGGCTGTTTCAAATACCTCTGTTAGTGAAATAAAGAGATCTGTTGATCTAGCAAATATAATCGATAGTGATATCATTGTTGTTCATCCAGGAATAATCGGATTTAATGGAAGGGGAAAAGAGGAGCTTATATATAAAATAGCTGAAGATAAGCTAAAAGATATTGGTGATTATGCTAAAGACAATGGCGTGAATGCATGTATAGAGAATCTGCCAAACATAATAGACTTTATGTATGTTGACCTTAATCTTTTAGAGAAAACTTTAGAAAAGCTTAAGCTTCCAATGACACTTGATATAGGTCATGCACATACTGCAGGATTCACTCCAGATGAAATTTACTTTGACTCTGTTAAACACATACATGTGCATGATAATAATGGCAGAGATGACACACACCTTGCTTTAGGTGAAGGAACTTTTGATTTAAATAGATTCTTTGATATTTTTGCTAAGAATAAATACGATGGCATCTACATGTTAGAGTTAAATTCCATAGATTCTATTGAAAAAAGTATTGAATTTATGAAAAATTTAAACTTAATTTAA